Proteins encoded by one window of Methylovirgula ligni:
- a CDS encoding GNAT family N-acetyltransferase codes for MWPIEPPFGTVIPFSARGFLPAKNPSDLPRVLGRFGNFEIRIATRKEVRKAQRLRFKVFYEEGGAVAHGPAALVRRDICRFDKFCDHLLIVDLTARNRFGRQKPKIVGTYRLLRGDVAARHGGFYSESEFNIAPLLQGHAGKNFLELGRSCVHAKYRSKRVIELLWRGLWIYIQHHHIDVMFGCASLPGTNPLALALPLSFLHHHASANAEWQVRPSEGRAVPMNVLDKGAIDQRRGLAALPPLIKAYLRVGAKFGDGAVIDPQFGTIDVFTVMPIAEIEQRYIAYYGSDGGENAAA; via the coding sequence ATGTGGCCAATTGAGCCGCCCTTCGGCACCGTAATTCCTTTTTCGGCCCGCGGCTTCCTGCCGGCCAAGAACCCGTCCGATTTGCCGCGCGTTCTCGGCCGGTTCGGCAATTTTGAGATCCGTATCGCCACCCGCAAGGAAGTGCGCAAGGCGCAACGGCTGCGCTTCAAGGTTTTCTACGAGGAAGGCGGCGCGGTCGCGCATGGCCCGGCGGCGCTGGTGCGGCGCGACATCTGCCGCTTCGACAAATTTTGCGATCATCTGCTGATCGTTGACCTCACGGCCCGCAACCGCTTCGGGCGGCAAAAGCCGAAGATCGTCGGCACCTACCGGCTGCTGCGCGGCGACGTAGCGGCACGCCACGGCGGCTTCTACAGCGAAAGCGAATTCAACATCGCACCGCTGCTGCAGGGTCATGCGGGCAAGAATTTTCTCGAACTCGGCCGCTCCTGCGTTCACGCCAAATATCGCTCGAAGCGCGTGATCGAGCTTTTGTGGCGTGGCCTCTGGATCTACATCCAGCACCACCATATCGATGTGATGTTCGGCTGTGCCAGCCTGCCAGGCACCAATCCGCTGGCTCTGGCGCTACCGCTGAGCTTTTTGCATCATCATGCCTCGGCCAATGCGGAATGGCAGGTGCGCCCGAGCGAGGGCCGCGCCGTGCCGATGAATGTGCTCGACAAGGGCGCAATCGATCAGCGCAGGGGCCTTGCGGCGTTGCCGCCGCTCATCAAAGCCTATCTGCGCGTCGGTGCGAAATTCGGCGATGGCGCCGTGATCGATCCGCAATTCGGCACGATCGACGTTTTTACTGTGATGCCGATCGCCGAGATCGAGCAGCGCTATATCGCCTATTACGGCAGCGATGGCGGCGAGAACGCAGCGGCGTAA
- a CDS encoding winged helix-turn-helix transcriptional regulator — protein MPPKSDLSLLNCSLARALSSVGDGWTLLIIRDAFFGLSRFSDFQKSSGVARNILARRLEALIAAGILWRDGSDARPLYRLTEKGRALLPALVALMQWGDRWESDDCPPVVLTDAEGSALAPVRVETSAGEAVTAETIHFAAGPGADPRTAAFFGRR, from the coding sequence ATGCCGCCAAAATCCGATCTGTCCCTGTTAAATTGCTCGCTCGCCCGCGCCCTGAGTTCCGTGGGCGACGGCTGGACTTTGCTGATCATCCGCGATGCCTTCTTCGGCCTTTCGCGGTTCAGCGATTTTCAGAAAAGCTCGGGCGTCGCGCGGAACATTCTGGCGCGCCGGCTCGAGGCCCTGATCGCGGCGGGAATCCTGTGGCGCGACGGCAGCGATGCCCGCCCGCTTTACCGTCTCACCGAGAAGGGGCGGGCGCTATTGCCCGCCCTCGTCGCCTTGATGCAATGGGGCGACCGCTGGGAGAGCGATGACTGCCCGCCGGTGGTGCTGACCGATGCCGAAGGCAGCGCTCTCGCGCCGGTACGGGTCGAAACCTCCGCCGGCGAGGCCGTGACGGCGGAGACGATCCATTTCGCCGCGGGGCCGGGCGCCGATCCGCGGACGGCGGCCTTCTTCGGCCGGCGCTAA
- the argJ gene encoding bifunctional glutamate N-acetyltransferase/amino-acid acetyltransferase ArgJ produces MSDAAKISPLAPKSYPDIPPVEGVRFATGAAGIRYKGRTDVMLALFDKGTQVAGVFTTSKCASAPVDWCRARLGRGKARVLVVNSGNANAFTGKTGAEAVKRTAALAAEATGVRPADIFLASTGVIGEPLDASKFDGFFEKLVTEAAPDGLFAAAKAIMTTDTYPKVATAKALIDGIEVTIAGMAKGAGMIAPDMATMLSFVFTDAPISADVLQKLLDKGVEPSFNAITIDGDTSTSDTLLLFATGAAARRGVPEIDSVRGGQLKDFRRALDEVLRDLAFQVVRDGEGARKFVSVTVEGATSNKSAKAIANSIANSPLVKTAIAGEDANWGRIVMAVGKAGEPAERDRLAIWFGDIRVAHKGLRDPGYDEAAVSALMRLPEIAIRVDLGLGTGKATIYTCDLTKEYVAINGDYRS; encoded by the coding sequence ATGTCCGACGCTGCCAAAATTTCGCCGCTCGCGCCCAAAAGCTATCCGGACATCCCGCCCGTCGAAGGCGTGCGTTTCGCGACCGGTGCGGCTGGCATCCGCTATAAGGGCCGCACCGACGTGATGCTGGCGCTCTTCGACAAGGGCACGCAGGTCGCGGGCGTCTTCACCACCTCGAAATGCGCCTCGGCTCCGGTAGATTGGTGCCGCGCGCGGCTCGGCCGCGGCAAGGCGCGGGTGCTCGTCGTCAATTCCGGCAACGCCAATGCCTTCACCGGCAAGACCGGCGCCGAGGCAGTGAAGCGCACCGCGGCGCTGGCCGCCGAGGCGACCGGCGTGCGGCCTGCGGACATCTTCCTCGCCTCGACCGGCGTGATTGGCGAGCCGCTCGACGCGAGCAAATTCGACGGCTTTTTTGAGAAGCTCGTTACTGAGGCGGCTCCGGACGGTCTCTTCGCCGCCGCCAAGGCGATCATGACCACCGACACCTATCCCAAGGTCGCGACAGCGAAAGCGCTGATCGACGGCATCGAGGTGACGATCGCCGGCATGGCCAAGGGCGCCGGCATGATCGCGCCGGACATGGCGACCATGCTCTCTTTCGTCTTCACCGACGCGCCGATTAGCGCCGACGTTTTGCAGAAGCTCCTCGACAAGGGCGTCGAACCTTCCTTCAACGCCATCACCATCGATGGCGACACTTCGACCTCCGACACGTTGCTGCTGTTTGCCACCGGCGCCGCCGCCAGACGCGGCGTGCCCGAAATCGACTCAGTGCGCGGTGGCCAGCTCAAGGACTTCCGCCGCGCCTTGGACGAGGTGTTGCGCGACCTGGCTTTCCAGGTCGTGCGCGACGGCGAGGGCGCGCGCAAATTCGTCAGCGTCACGGTCGAGGGCGCGACGTCCAACAAATCGGCCAAGGCAATCGCCAATTCGATCGCCAATTCGCCGCTGGTGAAGACGGCGATCGCCGGTGAGGACGCCAATTGGGGCCGCATCGTCATGGCCGTTGGCAAGGCGGGCGAGCCGGCCGAGCGCGACCGCCTCGCCATCTGGTTCGGCGATATACGTGTCGCCCACAAGGGATTGCGCGACCCCGGCTATGACGAAGCAGCGGTCTCCGCGCTCATGCGTCTGCCCGAGATCGCGATCCGCGTCGATCTCGGCCTCGGCACCGGCAAGGCGACAATCTACACCTGCGACCTGACGAAGGAATATGTCGCCATCAACGGCGACTACCGGTCGTAA
- a CDS encoding peptidylprolyl isomerase, which yields MISLKRLHARALGAGMIILAATPLAVVTPAAATEVLATVNGVNITDDDLRIASEDLGDSVPRQLDAKGKRQYLLDYLIDGTLVAQQGLKDKLDQGPDFARQLAYYRSKVLMEAVLTKVARDAVTPENLKKTYDQAAKAQKPEEEIHARHILVATLPEAEAVEKRLKAGEDFAKIAKELSKDTGSDGGDLGWFTREKVVPEFSNAAFTLKVGEISKPVKSEFGWHVIQVLGTRQTQFPPFDQIKGQVTSYVVQKAQTEFVEGLRKDAKIVRLDAAPTPPAPVPDKK from the coding sequence ATGATTTCCCTGAAAAGATTGCACGCGCGCGCCCTCGGCGCCGGCATGATTATTTTGGCTGCGACGCCGCTGGCGGTCGTCACGCCAGCCGCGGCGACCGAAGTCCTGGCAACGGTCAATGGCGTCAACATCACCGACGACGACCTGCGCATCGCCAGCGAGGACCTGGGCGACAGCGTCCCGCGCCAGCTCGATGCCAAAGGCAAGCGCCAATATTTGCTCGATTATCTCATCGACGGCACGCTCGTGGCGCAGCAAGGGCTTAAGGACAAGCTCGATCAGGGGCCGGACTTCGCCAGGCAGCTCGCCTATTACCGCTCGAAAGTCCTGATGGAAGCCGTGCTGACCAAGGTCGCGCGGGACGCGGTCACGCCGGAAAATCTGAAAAAAACCTACGACCAGGCGGCCAAGGCGCAGAAGCCGGAGGAAGAAATCCACGCCCGGCACATTCTCGTCGCGACCCTGCCCGAAGCGGAAGCGGTCGAAAAGCGGCTGAAAGCCGGCGAGGATTTCGCCAAGATCGCGAAAGAGCTCTCCAAGGACACCGGCTCCGACGGCGGCGACCTCGGCTGGTTCACCCGCGAGAAAGTGGTGCCGGAATTCTCCAATGCAGCCTTCACGCTGAAGGTCGGCGAGATCTCCAAGCCGGTGAAGAGCGAGTTCGGCTGGCATGTGATCCAGGTGCTCGGCACGCGGCAGACGCAATTCCCGCCTTTCGACCAGATCAAGGGTCAGGTCACCTCCTACGTGGTCCAGAAGGCGCAGACGGAATTCGTCGAGGGATTGCGCAAGGATGCCAAAATCGTCCGGCTGGATGCCGCGCCGACCCCGCCCGCGCCCGTACCGGACAAGAAATAA